A genome region from Euphorbia lathyris chromosome 4, ddEupLath1.1, whole genome shotgun sequence includes the following:
- the LOC136227646 gene encoding kaempferol 3-O-beta-D-galactosyltransferase-like, with protein sequence MSINTSKHVAVLAFPSSSHPKTMMDLLLKLSNSAPHILFSFFSTQKSNESLLSSYSDDLQLPSNIKIYDVEDGVPMGYQFTGKPHEQVNLFLKAAPEILTRRIETVVAETGMKISCIISDAFLTFSGEIADKFDASWVALWVAFPTSLSAHFYTQLIRNKCATQNIGKDELLDFVPGLSILRVKDLPAEVLAVGEKESAFSKELSQIGEKLAKANAVIINCFEELVPEVINNDLKSKFINYLNLGFISMTLPPPPQLPESDSDATGCLSWLDKQPSKSVAYIAFGTKATLPEKELKALAEALEFSKIPFLWSLKENLKEKLPNGFVERTSKQGKIVAWTPQTLVLAHDSVAIFISHAGFNSVCESIVYGVPMICRPVFGDHMTMARMVEVGWEIGVTVEDGVITKIGLLKILEMFFQDDDDGKVKKMRENVHQLKKVVLMAALPGCAAAKDFNKLTGIISMV encoded by the exons ATGTCAATTAACACCAGTAAACATGTTGCAGTTCTTGCTTTCCCATCAAGCAGCCACCCCAAAACTATGATGGATTTATTGCTTAAACTATCAAATTCAGCCCCAcacattcttttttcttttttcagcACTCAAAAGTCCAATGAATCTTTGCTTTCTTCTTATTCCGATGATCTTCAGTTGCCGTCTAATATCAAGATTTACGACGTCGAAGACGGTGTTCCGATGGGTTACCAGTTCACTGGGAAACCTCATGAGCAAGTAAATCTTTTCTTGAAAGCTGCTCCTGAAATATTAACGAGAAGAATTGAAACGGTGGTTGCAGAAACGGGAATGAAGATAAGTTGTATTATAAGTGATGCTTTCTTGACGTTTTCCGGTGAGATAGCAGACAAGTTTGATGCTTCTTGGGTTGCTCTTTGGGTGGCTTTTCCTACTTCTCTCTCTGCTCACTTCTATACTCAACTTATTCGCAATAAATGTGCCACTCAAAATATAG GTAAAGATGAACTATTGGATTTTGTTCCTGGTTTATCTATATTACGTGTAAAAGATTTACCGGCTGAGGTTCTTGCCGTCGGTGAAAAAGAATCAGCTTTTTCAAAAGAACTATCTCAGATTGGAGAAAAGCTTGCAAAAGCTAATGCTGTTATTATAAATTGCTTTGAAGAACTGGTTCCGGAGGTCATAAATAATGATCTGAAATCCAAATTCATTAATTACTTAAATTTAGGTTTCATTTCAATGACTCTGCCACCGCCGCCACAGCTACCAGAATCAGATTCTGATGCCACAGGTTGCCTGTCCTGGCTAGACAAGCAACCATCTAAATCAGTAGCATATATCGCTTTCGGAACTAAGGCAACGTTACCAGAGAAAGAGCTGAAAGCATTAGCTGAAGCTCTTGAATTTAGCAAGATTCCATTTCTATGGTCTCTTAAGGAAaacttaaaagaaaaattaccAAACGGGTTTGTTGAAAGAACAAGCAAACAAGGAAAAATAGTGGCATGGACACCGCAAACCTTGGTTTTAGCTCATGATTCAGTAGCTATTTTTATAAGCCATGCGGGGTTTAACTCGGTATGTGAGAGCATTGTTTACGGTGTACCGATGATTTGTCGACCGGTTTTCGGAGATCATATGACCATGGCTCGAATGGTGGAGGTTGGATGGGAAATAGGTGTTACGGTTGAAGATGGAGTTATTACTAAAATTGGGTTGTTAAAGATTTTAGAAATGTTCTTCCAAGACGATGATGATGGAAAAGTCAAGAAGATGAGAGAAAATGTTCATCAACTCAAAAAGGTTGTTCTAATGGCTGCCCTACCGGGTTGTGCTGCTGCTAAAGATTTCAACAAGTTGACGGGAATAATTTCTATGGTTTGA